One region of Culex pipiens pallens isolate TS chromosome 2, TS_CPP_V2, whole genome shotgun sequence genomic DNA includes:
- the LOC120414579 gene encoding uncharacterized protein LOC120414579 gives MDPTEYKTLHETSMQNNNGTTPLDVFLHIAPSFFTTFHTVQLVSAATIVHVPTRFLLEFSLIVVPFVLFVTVLHPMVLNITVTMALVTAVSVVHQMRLKTHFAPFVQIPGRKPQFMSAARALINLMTAVCILAVDFRIFPRELAKTETFGFGLMDVGVGLYVFSNGIVYRVSPEQRLSWKRVGEVLLGSCPLVVLGAARFFVTQEIDYQQHVSEYGVHWNFFVTLAFVKILGTLIMDAIKDPEIAKFIAITVLCCHEMLLHLGVSRYVLSDQTGRANFWDANREGISSIPGYVALYLASTYLGAVMRPSVEIQPSKKFLRSAIKLTVVAGVCWKMIYVCEDMFGVSRRLANMGYVFWILAIGATMCALFMFFELFIYFVRFEEPKTPDQIMKGHDFCIPYLPLILEAINENGLAFFLTANLLTGLVNIIFQTLLMERAASLVIISYYSFMLCVVAVFMMVNKIKLKIW, from the exons ATGGATCCCACCGAGTACAAAACGTTGCACGAAACGTCCATGCAGAACAACAACGGAACCACCCCGCTGGACGTGTTCCTCCACATCGCGCCGTCATTCTTCACAACCTTCCACACGGTCCAGCTCGTCTCCGCCGCGACAATCGTCCACGTCCCAACGCGGTTCCTGCTCGAGTTCAGCCTAATCGTGGTTCCATTCGTGCTCTTTGTGACCGTGCTGCATCCCATGGTGCTGAACATTACCGTCACGATGGCGCTGGTTACGGCGGTTTCCGTCGTGCACCAGATGCGGCTCAAGACGCACTTTGCGCCGTTTGTGCAGATTCCGGGCCGGAAGCCGCAGTTTATGAGTGCGGCGCGGGCGCTGATTAACCTGATGACGGCGGTTTGCATTTTGGCCGTTGACTTTCGGATATTCCCGCGGGAACTGGCGAAAACGGAAACGTTCGGGTTCGGGTTGATGGACGTGGGCGTTGGGTTGTACGTGTTTAGCAACGGGATTGTGTACCGGGTTAGTCCGGAGCAGCGGTTGAGCTGGAAGCGGGTGGGGGAGGTGCTGCTGGGGAGCTGTCCGCTGGTGGTGCTGGGTGCGGCGCGGTTTTTTGTGACGCAGGAGATTGACTATCAGCAGCACGTGTCCGAGTACGGAGTGCACTGGAACTTTTTCGTCACGTTGGCGTTCGTTAAG ATTCTCGGCACGCTCATCATGGACGCCATCAAGGATCCGGAGATCGCCAAATTCATTGCCATCACGGTGCTGTGCTGCCACGAGATGTTGCTCCATCTGGGCGTGTCCCGCTACGTGCTGAGCGACCAAACCGGCCGAGCCAACTTCTGGGACGCAAACCGCGAGGGAATTTCCTCAATCCCCGGCTACGTGGCGCTTTACCTGGCCTCAACCTACCTCGGCGCCGTGATGCGACCCTCCGTCGAGATCCAACCCTCGAAGAAGTTCCTCCGCAGCGCCATCAAACTCACCGTCGTGGCCGGCGTCTGCTGGAAGATGATTTACGTGTGCGAGGACATGTTCGGAGTGTCGCGCCGACTCGCCAACATGGGCTACGTGTTCTGGATCCTGGCGATCGGGGCCACCATGTGCGCCCTGTTTATGTTCTTCGAGCTGTTCATCTACTTTGTGCGCTTCGAAGAGCCCAAAACCCCGGACCAGATCATGAAGGGACACGACTTTTGCATCCCGTATCTGCCGCTGATTCTGGAAGCGATCAACGAGAACGGGCTGGCGTTCTTTCTGACGGCGAATCTGCTCACCGGACTGGTCAACATCATCTTTCAGACGCTGCTCATGGAACGGGCCGCGTCGCTGGTCATCATCTCGTACTACAGCTTCATGCTCTGCGTTGTGGCCGTCTTTATGATGGTGaacaaaattaagcttaaaataTGGTAA